The following proteins come from a genomic window of Dreissena polymorpha isolate Duluth1 chromosome 1, UMN_Dpol_1.0, whole genome shotgun sequence:
- the LOC127853939 gene encoding monocarboxylate transporter 14-like: protein MASLGMSPLLISSVSVTAKHFDGHGQLLVILSVLSTGSATGGSIYPFIISWLDDLYGYPGIFLICGAVSLNTFALVILWEPVEQPNFKTKQTATTGHHKEINRINVSVVTVPDIRVAYDNSRFKIDDIASDRADDQTRTETKSNADVNGTMQTVDCLNNNVLTGPKSTDLTLRSSIHCTVFIVDLYQDRGSTKKEASFGLIALNLCGGLGRLSPGFIMKIPGMTTLGVPIIACVLLGIGILCAVFVPGIGLLILSSCVTGFAIGILVASLNVTTASLVGIKHLGNAIGIICTVNGIGTAISGPVAGYIRDVTSGYKLPLLAAFCTACVALTFMCISNSLQAKNSRGKTSGETINVPV from the exons atggcaa GTTTGGGAATGTCGCCGCTTCTTATATCGTCCGTTTCGGTAACGGCCAAACATTTTGATGGCCATGGACAGTTGCTTGTCATTTTGTCAGTTTTATCGACGGGGTCAGCAACGGGAGGATCTATCTACCCTTTTATTATTTCTTGGTTAGA CGATCTGTATGGATATCCAGGAATATTCTTGATTTGTGGTGCCGTGTCATTGAATACATTTGCGTTGGTCATACTTTGGGAACCTGTTGAACAACCAAActttaaaactaaacaaactGCTACCACCGGTCATCACAAAGAGATCAATCGTATAAACGTCAGTGTTGTTACAGTGCCCGATATCAGGGTCGCCTACGACAACTCCAGATTCAAAATTGACGACATTGCATCAGATCGAGCAGATGACCAGACACGCACAGAAACAAAATCAAATGCAGATGTCAATGGCACTATGCAGACAGTGGACTGTCTCAATAATAATGTTCTAACCGGACCCAAATCAACTGACCTAACACTACGTAGCAGTATACATTGT actgttttcatCGTTGATTTATACCAAGACAGAGGTTCAACTAAGAAAGAAGCTTCCTTTGGTCTTATAGCACTCAATCTGTGTGGCGGTCTTGGCCGATTGAGTCCCGGCTTCATAATGAAAATACCAGGAATGACTACCCTTGGTGTTCCAATCATTGCCTGTGTTCTACTCGGTATAGGTATTTTGTGCGCTGTGTTCGTACCTGGCATAGGTCTGTTGATTTTGTCATCTTGTGTGACAGGTTTTGCAATTGGAATACTGGTAGCATCGCTCAATGTGACAACTGCAAGTCTCGTTGGAATAAAGCATTTGGGGAACGCCATCGGAATTATTTGTACAGTGAACGGGATCGGAACTGCAATATCGGGTCCTGTAGCAG GTTACATTCGTGACGTTACCTCCGGTTATAAGCTACCTCTTCTTGCGGCGTTTTGTACTGCATGTGTTGCACTAACGTTTATGTGCATTAGTAACAGCCTGCAGGCGAAGAATTCTCGCGGAAAAACATCAGGGGAAACTATAAACGTTCCGGTATAA